aattttgatttttattcatCATTGAAAATACAATATTACTTGAAAAAGAATGTTGGTAGACAGAGGCTAAATACTTATGTTTTTGCTTTGCAGATTCGCCCCTTGTGGAGGCACTACTTCCAGAACACTCAGggtcttatttttgttgtagaCAGCAACGATAGGGACAGAGTTGTTGAGGCCAGAGATGAGTTGCATAGGATGTTGAATGAGGTACTTCAGTTAATTTAGTTTGGCCtttcattccatgtcttcattTTCAAGTGTGTTAACGTTAGATGATAACCTGCCATTGAGAGGAATTCATTCGTCTACATAAGGATTGGGATAACATAGGAGTCAAAAGAAAGGGCCTGTAAATTAGTCAAGGTTGAAAGGTTTTAGATCTTTTACCCataaattacattctttaaTGTAGTCTCAAAATGTTCTGAGACTTCATTTGGGGTTTTGAGGAAGGACTGACATTAATGTTTGTTTCAAGCAGGAAATGCAAATATCTTTGCTGTATCTATACAAACTCTTACTTATCTAGTGAAACAGCATTTATCACTgctgttaaataatttttggcTGGACCGTAATTTCTGACGATTGTATATTGATGTTACTATGCATATTTTGGAAATTGAATGGCTAGTTCTTTAGTCAGTCTCCTGGAAAATTCAGTGCTTCTAATTGGACAAACTTCCGTGTCAACTTCGTTGTTTACAAAGATCATGATCCAGGGCTAGAATTATTagtctcctttttcttttactttctgtTTTATGTATTCTCatgatgaaattatattatttaaaatgtttgtttTGATAATCTTTTCAGGATGAACTGAGAGAAGCAGTATTGCTTGTGTTTGCCAACAAACAAGATCTTCCTAATGCAATGAATGCTGCTGAGATTACCGACAAGTTGGGTCTCCACTCTCTCAGACAGCGCCACTGGTAAATATGATTTTAGGAACAAAGCCCTTGTTTTGTATTGACAGGTATCATACTGTGATCTAACTCACGTATGTTTTTCCAGGTACATTCAGAGCACCTGTGCAACCTCTGGAGAGGGCCTTTATGAAGGTCTGGACTGGCTTTCCAACAACATCGCCAATAAGGTagctaatatttttttcctcGTTTATTGTGGaagaaaaaggatttcaaaacaATGCGTAGtgaattgaaaataatgtttagTTCATTAGAGGTGGTAGCAAAACTGTGCCTCTCTGgtatattttcgtttttcttttctaaaatggGCACTACTAAAATACTTCTTTCTTACCCTTTCAAATTCCTAGTtcgtttaaaaattaattaaaagatgtACTTCTTAAATGACTTGgctgatttttccttttttttttctttcacaggCTTAATGCCTTTGGAAGTCTTGCGGATTGGTATTCTGGATGCAGGGGTGAACATTATCTAGCTTTTGTTTCTTGGTCCTCTTCCGAGACAACTCGAATGTGTTCATGTAATGTGGTTTAGGACATCTCGTGCTAAATGTAGTAGGAATTTGTTTCTTGGGATGTGTAATACTCTGAGCTTTCTATTGGGTTTGGATGAAATGTCCATAACTGTAATGGAGATACTAATTCAATGCGCCACCAGGTTCtgatttatagttttattttgtttatgtatcTTTCATATATTGAGTATGAAATGGggattttgtttattgttttgtaattacccatacttaaatttttgtttgttgaaGTATTCTTTGGGGATTAGGCTTAGGCATACGTAATAATGTTTGATTCGTGGATGGGCAATGAGCTTAGAACTTGCTATACCCGATCGATATAGCTGAATCTCAATGCAAGAGATTGAAGTTTTTTGTTTATTCTGTTGAGCGGGCTATACATGAGTGGTAGTTACAAAGTCTGGTAGGGTTTATTCTGTTGATCATATTTTCTTGGCCAAGGTCTTTTATGAGATTCCTCTCTAAATTATCAACCATTCATGATAAAAGGAGTTTCTAAAACGGGTAGAAAATTTGGGGGTTGTCTACGGTGGTTacttaatacttttatttctaGTGATTCATTGGATTGCATTCTTTAATTTAGCACTGTTGGAAGCATGATTCTATTGTTTTTTTCCCTCATCccatgtttttaattaatagtcCAATTCGTTATCCCCTTCTCTTAGCGGTTGCAACATTTGTTTAAAGCAGAACATCTATTGCGCTTCTACAAGGATTGTTGGAACTAAGATAACTTCACATGCACCTTGTCAGACAGCCTTACCACTAACCCACCTGAATaagcttttatatattttgattcatGTACTAATATtctatatatgttaaaaaaaatctattgaCATTTTATATGTGAAACTTCGTAAGCCATAATTACTATAAAGTGAAATTAGCAACGCACAACGGATCAAATCTAAGtacattattttacaatttaaatagtCGTATTTGTGCTGTGCCCAAGTAAAATGGTTTTGGGACACAACATGATTCTGGTGTGCAAGACTACGCGTATCTAACGAATTTAATACAACAAGTTTCTCCAACGACCACTCCCCTTTTATGTTTTGGAACATAAGTAGGTTTTAAAACCGTGAAGGTATACTAGCATGGAAGCGAACATGTAAAAGATGTGGTCAGATGTTTAGAACGACTAGTTCCTAGATTTGTTAGATCGAGAATCTTTGTTGAAGAAGAGGAGATATTACTaaataattaatcttgtttattACAAGTTGTAAaggttttgtgtttttctttcttgtacAGTTTGTTATTACATCTAGATGGTTTTTTTCATTCTTACATATATGGTCTTAGCCTTTTCTGTAAACAGTACGATGGAATCAATGAAACATTTACATTAAAAGGAGTTTTAGTGGTCAAAtctatcaaaaatatttttgtttcttctttatatCTCAGTTTCTTCTTTCTCTGGACGTCCACCTACGGTTATTACCTCACTATTTCCTCAAATCCTCTAAATTTTCATGCCAACGAATCACCATCGCAAGCATTAGTTTTGCCACCCTTATAAATGGATGAACTTATTATTCACGGGCAAGAGCTATGAATCTCACTCTTTTTTTCCAAGATCAAGCTCAAGCTTATAGATGACAATATTCCTTCTCTGTCATCAGTAGATCCGTACTATGGACACAGTTTCTATCCCTGGACTTTGACATCTACGGCTTAGTCATGTGTCaggttcaaaattaaaattattgtttacaCAGTTTCCATTGCTAATCTTCTGAAATTCCTACCCTTGTGAGGTATGTTGATTTGCTAGCTAGACAAAAGAAGTTTCCTTTTGTTTCTAGTATGACTAATCAATacaacttttgaaattttgcaTGTTCAAATGGGGATCATATTTCACCACCTCTATTTTAggttatagatattttttaaccattattaatgatttttcttGATTTATATGGGTTAAATTAATGAAACATAAAGGTGAAACGAGATATCACTTAAAGAATTTTGTTAATAACAAAGACAATTTCATGTAAAACTTAAGGTAACCTTAAATGATAATGGACCAAAATTTTTAATGGCAGATTTATATCTTGCAAAGGGAATTTTCCATCAAATTACATGTATTGAAAAGtctcaacaaaacaaaacagtgCAGCTGAGCGGAAGCATCAACGTATCATGAAAGTTGTTTAGGCATAGATGTTTCAAACTAATTTACCAAAATCTCTTTGGTTTATGTTGTCACTCGGTTCATCTTAATAAACAACAATCACTTAagagtttttggttgttttacaTTTGAAACATGATCGAACTAAATTACCTCTAAGGgagaaaaactatttatatcAGGTATAAAGAAGGAACTAAAGAATACTCATTGTATGATACTTAATCTAgacaaattttcaagaaatgtGGTCTTTTATGAAACTTCCTCTCCTTTATCAGAGAACGAATCTGACATAACTAGTCTAACTCTGCTAAAACCAATATGTGAGAATATTGCACCTTTGGATATAGTTGATCTCACAACTTTTCCAAACCAGCCAAAGTAGATAATTCCCATCCATATCACTGATACAACACCACACCGTCCTATTTTatctgtttttctttcttatgaAAAATGCTCCCCCTATTATAGAAATTTCTATTACTCTGTATCTTCCTTGACTGAACCAAAAATATTCACTGAAGCTTCTAAAATGGATTGTTGGGTACAGGCCATGAATCTTGAGATTCATGCTTTTGAATAGAACCACACATGGGAGATAGTTGATCTTCCTCCCAATAAAAAGCCCGTGGGTTGTAAGTGGGTTTATGTTAGGATATAAGGTGGGAGGTAATGTTAGGGTTTGGAAAGTATATGAGAGAAGAAAGTATAGAAGGAGAAGGGGATCGAACGGTGAGAGAAGGGGACCGAACGGTAGAAGGCGGGGAGTGACCAGGCCGAACGGTGGAAGGTGAGGAGCGACCAGGCCGAGCAGTGGACAACGAGGACCGAGCAGGCCGAACGGTGGAAGGCGATGAGCGAACAGGCTGAAAGGTAAACAACAGGGAGTGAGCAGGCCGAACGGTTGAAGGATTACCATGGGCAGGAACTAATTACAGTAAAAGGAGCCACATTCCAGGAGAATAgtcagtataagttaattagagtaaataaatatatatcataaggaaatattcaacataagatatttataattaaggatatatgCTAAAATAATATTCGGGGGatatttatatcaaatatagggatatttatattaaatgcagATATAATCTAGAGAAATATTTAGTAAGAGATGAGCCAGAGatatattagtataaataaagctaAAGTCTATTATTAGggttatgttttgattattgagttttgttgaCAAACTGCTATTGTCCTGTGAGTAGAGCTGTCAATTAGGCCCCTTTAATAGGTTCTGGCCCTAgaccatgtgggttggggccaaaaaagcccacagggccaaaaaagctctttattaaaaaagccccaggggctaaaaagccccaaaaccctgtgggtcagggccagcccatgggctttcttttttataaaaaaaactaaatataaaggTGCATAATGAAAGCAATTACATAGAAAAGTAAATTCAATGTAGAACTAATTTCAGAGAAATAACGAAGTCAATTACACACAAGAAAATGACTGTGAATCAGGCTTGAAAGTGTATGAATCTTGAATCCATGCAGAGAAGATATAGTGAAAAGAGTGAACACTTCAGAACATCATCCACTTGATTAATTCCACCATGGCAGCAAAATTCCAGCGTTGCAGCCACTTAACTACTGTTTACAGCAGCTACACTTACAAACTTTCATAGCAACTCATGCCCAATTCTCCTCTAAGCATTGCATAATCAAAATAGCACCTACACCGATtgaataaaaatcattactaaGAATTAACACTATACTAAACACAATTTAATCAAAGTTGGAAAAGTCTAAGATTACTACTAAAAAAAGCTAGAaatctaacaattaaaatactGAACTAAAAGCACacttaaaaattcaaacttaaCAAGGGATCTCAGTATAacaattaactaatttttgaTAATATCTAAACACTTACAGTTCCAAAAGAAGACAAGTCTAATTTTTGATTAATCACGTTGAAATTAACCCAGCAATTTTATTACAAGAAACTGATACTCGAAAAACCTTATTGTTATTATCGCGCAATGCAGAATAACGTGTATACTAATAATCAGACAGtttcagaaacaaaataaaCGGCAAAAGAAGAATCATAATGCGTATATGGAGCATTGAGATTAAACTAATTAACCTGTGCGGAATCAGAAATTAACAACATCACAAGATCACTGCCCGAGACAGTTTCCCATATGTCACCAAGAGTCCCATTCTCCTCAGTAAACCCGGCTGCCCGAGCTTCAGCAAAGGAACAAGAACCTTTTTTGAGTCTAATCTGGATTTTTAAATCATTGAAACGACAAACAATACATTTAATCAGCCAGCCAGCCATTAATCAACAATTTCAGCAtactttcatatattataaataaacaaaactgaactaaataacaaatgaaaacaaGAATCACACCTTGACCACAATGTCGGACTTTGCTTCAGCAAGCGAGTCCCTGAGATTTTGAGCCTGGGCAGGTCCCTGGAAACACAGTGCCTTGTTAGCAATCATATCAAAGCTAGGAGGTACAACATCATTGGAACAAAAATACTAAGCCATAACCTTTTAagcttaaacaaaatattaaatacagaCTCTCCGaactcaaatataaataaaattaactaattttgcGCTTTGCACGGGATTCCAAGCCCAGAGTGCAAGAACTAAACCGAAAAGCTTTTGACCACTGAGAATCGAGATTCTCCACTATATGGACTTGGAGTGAACCAGTGTAATGAACTTCCCTATCAGCAGAGGAGTAGTCTTAGGCCTTTTGACTGGCTATACATGTTTAAGTGTAGTAATAATTACTCAGCTATACTATGCCTTGTACGAAGATGACTCTAAATTCCTCATTTTTCTCATGGCATGGCTACCAATTGCTGcagtttttctgtttcttccaGTTATCAGAATCCACAAGACTGTTCAACAGCCAAATGACACCAAAGTTTTGTACAAGTTCCTCTATCTGACATTAGCCCTTGTAGGGTTCCTCATGTTTGTAACTTTACTACAacaatttttcactttctctcaATTTGAGTATCAGATTACTACCACTATGACGCTTCTTCTGCTCATCCTTCCACTTTCTGTTGTTATTGTTGTCTCTCTTACATCCATTTGGATCTATTTAGGTAAGGTGGTTCAAGGGGTTGTCTCAGAGTTTATCATACTCAAATATAGAGTCCATAGGCCTCTCATGCTCACATCATTGCTTTTGTTATCTTGCGTAGGCTATCTTTTAGTTGCCTTCAATTTCCCAAATGGTCTCTATGTAGCCTCAATTGTTATAGGGTTATGCTATGGGGCTAATTGGTCATTAATCTATTCTGTTATATCTGAACTTTTTGGCCTCAAACATTATTCAACATGCAGAAACATGCTCTAATTTAAGAAGTTCACCATTGATTTAACCAATCAAAACAATCTATATGGAGAATGGAATTTGCACCATCAACTACTACACGTTTAAACAATGTTGCATCACAATATTTCCATACATCTGGTTTTAGCACCTAAAACTTCAATGCACCAAGGCCAAATTCAGAAACAGCCACTGCACTACTAATTTCAAACGCAAGTTctcattttaaaacaatttccaGCAAGCATTCACAGTCTCAATTTAATAGCACACAACCATCCAAATAAAACTACAGAAACAACCCCTAAAACATCTAAAAGCATTTTTACAGAGAAAACCTTgcagaaattattattatttttttcaaacatgtcAGCCCTATGCAGCCCCTTTCCCCCACATCAACACTCAAACTAGTCAAATGAGTGTTTACATCTCACACCGGCTATGCATAGAACCCCAAGAGCACCAAACCCAAATTCAAGAACAAGGAAAATGGAAATTATAGTGTTTACCGAAAGTGAAATCTGGAGGCGTAAACGACGGCGATGAGCTCGAACCCCAAGAGCACAATCACCACCACGAAGAAGACGCAGATCGTGCGGTAGAGCTGCGACGAGTCGCCCCGCAGCGACGCTGAGTCCACGATCCGACGATGCGCAGTGCGGGCGAGGTGGAAGACGCCGCCGTAGAGCCAACCAAGTTAGGCGGCGAGCTGCTGACGGGGTGCTGGGGTTGGTGGCAGTGGTGGTGTGCATGTGGGGTTTGTTGGGGCCACAACTGTGATTGTTCAGAATtgttaagaagaaaaagtgaataGTCTAATTGTTTTCGGGGGTAGGGGCCTAACTCGGCCTGATTCATTACAGCCCCATCAAACGGGGGCTTGTGGGGCTTGTGGGGCTGGGGGCTTTAAAAGAGCCCCCTCAAATGTGGGTCAAGAAAAATGGGCTAAATATGGAAAAGGCCAGGGTCAGCCTCAGGGCTTAAAACTAAACTGACAGCTCTTCCtgtgagggaggttatgctcccaagtAATtaaaggaggttatgctcccaattattgtttattttttgtttattcagAGAATTCTATcaccatcaataaaagaaattccaTTCTTCATTATTCTTTTGGTTTATTGAGAGCGTTGAGAGTTCAGATATGTAACAATTGGTCCGACCTCAGGATCCATAGAGAGAAGTGAGAGGCCAGCCGAATTGACGAAGATGGGTGAAAGGCATCATGAAGGGAAGATTGATACAATCGAAGTGAAACTGGAGCATGTGGAGTTGAAACAAAAGAGCATGCAACTGTCCATAGTGGGAGTGGAGACGGAGGTGGCGACAATCTGCAAGGATTTGCAAGAGCTGATGTGGATGATGGGAGGACGAGCCCATCAACTAGATGGGAATTCAGAAGGAAGCCAAGGGTCGTTTGATGGAAAAATGAATGAAGAGGAGGGCGAGAGAGATGGTGGACCGAACGGTGGTGGAGATGGTGGACCGAACAGTGGTGGATATGGTGGACCGAACAGTGGATGCCATGAGGAGCAACCAAATTGGAGAAAAAGGGTAGAGTTACCCATTTTTGACGGGGTTGATCCATTGAATTGGATCAGAgttgataaattttttgaacTACAAGGGGTGTTAGAGGAAGAGAAGGTGCACCTAGCCTACATTAGTATGGAGGAAAAGGTCGGATACTGCTTCAGATTTTGGGAGGGGAAAGCCAAGAACCCTTCTTGGGAAGATTTAAAGGAGGCAATGGTGATCCGATTTGGAGGAAGAAATAGGGGGTTAGTCTTCAAAAGATTGACGGCCAGTAAGTAGTCGGGGATCGTGGAAGAATAAGTCCGAGCTCCGAAAGGAAAGGGACTGCTGGAACCGAACGGTAGAGGACTGATGGATTCAAACAGGGTGAAGGGGGGGACTGCCTGAACCGAACGGTAGCAGACTGTTGGATCCGAACGTGAGAGCACGGTCGGAAACTAAAGAGAGAGGACGACCGAAACCGAACATGGAAAAACTGTCGGGAACCAAACGGGCTAGTATTGGAAGGAAGAATGAAGGCTTTGGAAGGAAGGGCAGATGAAAGAATCAATGCCTGGAGAGAACAATGGATTCTGTGAGGAGGTGGGCtagcaaacaaaaaaaagggCTGCAATTTTTGATACACCGACAGAAGGGAGAGAGTGGCATGAAGCATTGAAAGACATCGAAGACCGTTATCTCAGGGCTTACAATTCTGGAAAAAAGGTGACCAGAATGTTGAAAGCAAATAGAATCCAGGAAGAATGAAGGTCATTGAAGGAGGAATTGCCACCACCCAAGTCTCCAGACCTGACATGGAGGGCAATTGCCAGAGGATTCCCTTCATACGATAACACGATGATGAAAAAGAACCATGAGATCAAGCTCCCCGGTTCCAACCTTGAGGGCAAGGCTGTTTTGCAGCGGGATGTATAGTTAGGATATAAGGTGGGAGGTAATGTTAGGGGTTGGAAAGTATATGAGAGAAGAAAGTATAGAAGGAAAAAGGGGACAGAACGGtgaaagaaggggaccaaataGTGGAAGATGGGGAGAGACCATGCCAAACGGTAGAGAGCGGGGAGCGACCAGGCCGAACGGTGGAAGGCGGGGAACGACCAGACCGAATGATGGAAGGCGGGGAACGATCAGGCAAAGTAGTGGACAACGGGGACCGAGCAGGCCGAACGGTGGAAAGCGAGGAGCGAACAGGATGAACGGTAAGCAAGCTGAACAGTGGTAGGTTGTGAGGAGTCAAGCGAACAGTTGAAAGATTACCATCCTAACTATCGCAACAATTAGGATGGGCGGGAACTAATTATAGTAAAAGGAGCCACATTAGAGGAGAATAgtcagtataagttaattagagtaaataaatatatatcataaggaaatattcaatataagatatttataattaaggatatatgCTAGGATAATATACGGGGggatttttatatcaaatatagggatttttatatcaaatatagggatatttgtattaaatgcaaatatattcTATAGAAAAATTTAGTAAGAGATGAGCAGGAAATATATTAGTAAGTAAAGCTAGAGTCTATTGTTAGggttatgttttgattattaagTTTTGTTGACAGGCAACTACCGTCCtgtgagggaggttatgctcccaagtAATTGAAGGAGGTTATGTTcccaattattgtttacttttgtttattcagAGAATTCTATCtccatcaataaaagaaattccattctttcattattcttttggtTTATTGTGAGTGTTGAGAGTTCAGATACGTAATAGTTTATAAGATCAAATTCCATGCTGATGGTAGCATAGATAGCCATAAAGCCTGCTTAGTTGCTAAGGGATATATATAACTTGAAGGACTAGATTATTTTGATACATTCTTTCCCATTGCAAAACTCACAACAATGAGGGTCATTCTTGCCATAGCTATTACCAAAATCTAGTCTTTGAACAATTAGACGTTAATAATGCCTTTCTACATGGTGATTTGCATGAAAAAATTTACATGCATTTGCCGCCTGGTATGACAGTCTTCAGCTGATCAttctttcttcataaagaaTACAGGGACATCTTTCGTTGCGTTATTAATCTATGttgtgcgtgatagtagaaattggatgATCCAATAGTGGCCCAATAACGGGTGaaaacagaaatgcccacttagaactcacTAGGATAAACTCTAATCATGgttttgataccatgttagaaagtggattttaagcctaactcaaccccataaaaccaacttgtaaggtgaggtttgcacctcacttatatattataaattggtcttacctctagtcgatgtggaacttccaacaattCTAACGAAATTGAATCTATTAAGACACACTTGGACCATGAATTCAACATTAAGAATCTTGGGcaacttcattattttttaggTGTTGAAATATCACATTCTTCTACTGTGATTGTGGTTAGTCAGAGAAAATATACTCTAGAGTTGCTGGAAGAGAATGACATGCTTGCTGCAAAACCTGAATCCACTCTTACAAAACCTTCTACTAGATTCAATAGCTCTTCAGACACTCCTTTATTTGATCCTCAGGCTTATTGCAAACTAGTTGGTCAACTGATGTACCTTACAACCACGGGACCATACTTAGCTT
The DNA window shown above is from Vigna radiata var. radiata cultivar VC1973A unplaced genomic scaffold, Vradiata_ver6 scaffold_320, whole genome shotgun sequence and carries:
- the LOC106754629 gene encoding ADP-ribosylation factor 2, encoding MGLTFTKLFSRLFAKKEMRILMVGLDAAGKTTILYKLKLGEIVTTIPTIGFNVETVEYKNISFTVWDVGGQDKIRPLWRHYFQNTQGLIFVVDSNDRDRVVEARDELHRMLNEDELREAVLLVFANKQDLPNAMNAAEITDKLGLHSLRQRHWYIQSTCATSGEGLYEGLDWLSNNIANKA
- the LOC106754618 gene encoding uncharacterized protein LOC106754618, with translation MHTTTATNPSTPSAARRLTWLALRRRLPPRPHCASSDRGLSVAAGRLVAALPHDLRLLRGGDCALGVRAHRRRLRLQISLSVNTIISIFLVLEFGFGALGVLCIAGVRFLWILITGRNRKTAAIGSHAMRKMRNLESSSYKGPAQAQNLRDSLAEAKSDIVVKIRLKKGSCSFAEARAAGFTEENGTLGDIWETVSGSDLVMLLISDSAQYTRYSALRDNNNKVFRVSVSCNKIAGCYFDYAMLRGELGMSCYESL